In a single window of the Dysgonomonas mossii genome:
- a CDS encoding MFS transporter: MKNNTSAIKILSVMFGFFIMGFVDIIGISTNYVKNDFSHLTDSMVNLVSLSCFLWFLILSIPTGMLMNKIGRKKTVLISFAFHVLAMCLPLATYDFTTVLIMFGLIGIGNTLLQVSLNPLVADVVGSGKLTGTLTLGQFVKAISSFVGPILAASVVGTTLGWRMIFPIYAALSLLAFIWLSLTKIEDQRNDASNISIKNTLELFKDKYIVAFFIGILVLVGVDVGMNMTFPKLLMEKAGLSVEDAGMGNSVYFLSRTVGAFLGGILLMKSSESKFFTYSVWIGLVGLLLLCINTNVWITLACVAIFGLGYANLFSIIFSLALKRIPEKANEISALLIVGVSGGAILPPVLGVVTDIFKTQISAIVLIAAIWCYLLWLISIVRKTSK; encoded by the coding sequence ATGTTTGGCTTTTTCATCATGGGATTTGTAGATATCATAGGGATTTCTACTAATTACGTAAAAAATGACTTTAGTCATCTTACCGATTCCATGGTAAATCTGGTATCACTATCCTGTTTTTTGTGGTTTCTTATCTTATCTATCCCCACGGGGATGCTGATGAATAAAATAGGCCGAAAAAAAACAGTGTTAATTAGTTTTGCGTTCCATGTATTAGCTATGTGCTTGCCTTTGGCAACCTATGACTTCACCACTGTTCTAATTATGTTTGGACTGATAGGGATTGGCAATACATTGCTACAAGTATCGCTCAACCCGCTCGTGGCAGACGTAGTAGGCTCGGGCAAACTAACAGGCACTCTTACTTTAGGTCAATTTGTGAAAGCGATAAGCTCCTTTGTAGGACCTATTCTCGCAGCATCGGTAGTCGGTACTACACTGGGATGGAGAATGATATTTCCGATATATGCGGCTCTTTCTCTTCTTGCTTTTATTTGGTTGAGCTTAACCAAGATCGAAGATCAGCGAAATGACGCTTCTAATATTTCAATTAAAAATACTCTTGAACTTTTCAAGGATAAGTATATCGTAGCCTTTTTTATCGGAATATTGGTGTTGGTGGGTGTTGATGTAGGAATGAACATGACATTTCCTAAGTTATTGATGGAAAAGGCCGGACTTTCGGTAGAAGATGCAGGTATGGGCAACAGTGTATATTTTCTGTCTCGTACCGTGGGAGCATTCTTAGGGGGTATATTGTTGATGAAGAGCTCCGAGTCGAAGTTCTTTACCTACAGTGTGTGGATAGGATTAGTTGGACTGCTTTTACTGTGCATCAATACGAATGTTTGGATAACACTGGCTTGTGTTGCAATATTTGGTTTAGGTTATGCCAATTTATTTTCTATCATATTTTCATTGGCATTAAAACGCATTCCTGAGAAAGCAAACGAAATATCGGCTCTGCTGATTGTCGGAGTTTCGGGTGGTGCTATACTGCCTCCTGTGCTTGGCGTTGTTACCGATATTTTCAAAACGCAGATATCAGCAATTGTTCTCATCGCTGCTATATGGTGCTACTTATTGTGGCTAATAAGCATTGTCAGAAAAACAAGTAAATAA
- a CDS encoding glycoside hydrolase family 36 protein, with amino-acid sequence MIKNICSKAIITFLIFICATMSSRGQTVTKMTKTPVNVENQISTLFAKGKTPPFSFVYGGVSSKEFIRKWKHTIEKQKVEESGVVRYLATYTEPRTGLKVECEIKGYPDFKALEWTIHFTNMATANSKNLKQVKAIDMDMDYPVEGNFNLHYADGNHISKYDFHPRTLTLKPGESKLMEPINGRSSEGDYLPIFNIESASSQGVFVGIGWSGSWYAYISCKNQKRISIESGMKTMDLYLYGKESIRTPSITLMYWNGDDRMEGHNQFRRFVLNHKTHKINGKNAPYPLATGFNYKDPAPYTEYSGLTEEYAIAMMKRYKQFNIMPEVFWLDAGWNTGAADWEKGKSWANTVGNWTVDTTRFPRGLKPISEEAHKLGAKFMVWFEPERVIRGTQWAVEHPEWMLDIPEHNDDTYLMFDLGNTDACDWLCKYIGDMIEENGVDHYRQDFNMHPDIYWAANEEEGRVGMKEIRHIENLYKFWDYLLKRFPNLFIDNCASGGKRIDMETIPRSAPLWRSDYYHYDDPDGYQCHTYGLNFFLPLHGTGILQTDPYAFRSSMSTCLTCNWKITDKSFSIYEMQARLNEFQDIRPYYYEDYYPLTGIDDTTLDNIWLAYQLNRPSDNSGVIIAFRRKACEKNTIEVKLSGIKPERKYKVTDLDKNESVIMSGRELADRFVLALDKPNQSLLIKYKAVE; translated from the coding sequence ATGATAAAAAATATTTGCAGTAAAGCAATCATCACGTTTCTTATTTTCATCTGTGCGACAATGAGTTCTCGCGGGCAAACTGTTACTAAGATGACCAAAACACCGGTAAATGTAGAAAATCAGATATCAACACTATTTGCCAAAGGTAAAACTCCTCCGTTTTCGTTTGTATACGGTGGTGTTTCTTCAAAAGAATTTATTCGCAAATGGAAACATACTATTGAGAAACAAAAGGTAGAAGAATCGGGAGTTGTCAGATATCTTGCTACTTATACCGAACCCCGGACAGGACTGAAAGTGGAATGTGAAATAAAAGGATATCCGGATTTCAAGGCTTTGGAATGGACGATTCATTTCACAAATATGGCTACTGCCAATTCGAAAAACCTGAAACAGGTAAAAGCCATAGATATGGATATGGATTATCCTGTCGAAGGCAATTTTAATCTGCATTATGCAGATGGTAATCATATATCCAAATACGATTTTCATCCTCGTACGCTTACGTTAAAGCCCGGTGAAAGTAAATTGATGGAGCCAATAAACGGGCGTTCATCGGAAGGCGATTATCTGCCAATATTCAATATCGAATCAGCTTCATCCCAAGGTGTTTTTGTGGGCATCGGGTGGAGCGGTAGCTGGTATGCATATATCAGCTGTAAAAATCAAAAAAGAATATCCATAGAGTCGGGAATGAAAACGATGGATCTCTACTTGTATGGAAAAGAAAGTATACGCACGCCAAGCATTACACTAATGTACTGGAACGGCGATGACCGAATGGAGGGACACAATCAGTTTCGTCGCTTTGTGCTGAATCATAAGACACATAAAATAAATGGGAAAAATGCTCCTTATCCATTGGCTACAGGCTTCAATTATAAAGACCCTGCTCCTTATACTGAGTATTCGGGTTTGACTGAAGAATACGCAATTGCGATGATGAAACGTTACAAGCAATTCAACATTATGCCTGAAGTATTCTGGTTAGATGCCGGATGGAATACCGGAGCTGCAGATTGGGAAAAGGGTAAAAGTTGGGCTAACACAGTTGGTAACTGGACGGTAGATACAACACGCTTTCCTCGTGGATTAAAGCCGATCTCGGAAGAAGCACATAAGCTAGGAGCAAAATTTATGGTGTGGTTCGAACCCGAACGAGTAATAAGAGGTACGCAATGGGCTGTAGAGCACCCCGAATGGATGCTGGATATCCCGGAACATAACGATGATACCTATCTCATGTTTGATCTCGGAAACACTGACGCTTGCGACTGGCTGTGTAAATATATCGGAGATATGATAGAAGAAAACGGAGTTGATCATTATCGTCAGGATTTTAATATGCATCCCGATATTTATTGGGCTGCGAACGAAGAAGAAGGACGAGTAGGGATGAAAGAAATACGCCATATCGAAAATTTGTATAAGTTTTGGGACTATCTGCTCAAGCGTTTCCCTAATTTGTTTATAGATAATTGTGCCAGTGGAGGAAAACGGATCGATATGGAAACAATTCCAAGAAGTGCACCTCTATGGCGAAGCGATTACTATCATTACGATGATCCTGATGGCTATCAATGTCATACTTATGGATTAAACTTTTTCCTTCCTCTGCATGGTACCGGAATTTTACAGACCGACCCGTATGCGTTCCGTTCAAGTATGAGTACCTGTTTGACCTGCAACTGGAAAATAACAGACAAAAGTTTTTCGATATATGAAATGCAAGCCCGATTAAATGAATTTCAAGATATCCGCCCTTATTACTATGAGGATTATTATCCATTGACGGGGATAGACGATACAACTCTCGATAATATTTGGCTGGCATATCAACTCAACCGACCTTCAGATAACAGCGGGGTTATAATTGCTTTCCGTCGAAAGGCTTGTGAGAAAAACACTATTGAAGTGAAACTCTCCGGCATCAAACCCGAAAGGAAATATAAAGTAACAGATCTGGACAAAAACGAATCCGTTATTATGTCGGGAAGAGAGCTTGCCGATAGATTTGTCTTGGCTTTGGATAAGCCAAATCAATCGCTGCTGATAAAATACAAGGCAGTGGAGTAG
- a CDS encoding glycoside hydrolase family 36 protein, whose amino-acid sequence MKKNIVYLILLLLGSLSVAGQSTVQITGNKNDIGKWISANFRKGVTPPFSFVYGGKHSSTFIKNWSYSVENITGRDLSVIKRIYSYKDPVSGLTVECEVKGFNAYNAVEWVLRFVNTGNKNTPEISSVNASDITFTYKKGGDLKMHYADGSHVSKEDFHQRLKVMQPHDSLYMEPYGGRSSQNAFPFFNMQAPKGQGGVLAAIGWTGTWFAKVKAETSKSTNLKSGMVNLKTYLYPKESIRTPKVCLLFWNGENRFVGHNAFRRLVLEHYTWKQNGKPTVYPVSTSFNYGDPAPCNEYTCMTEDYAIALIKRYAQYKLVPDVFWLDAGWYIKAADVAGKKNWANTVGNWTIDPERFPRGFRPIADEVHKQGAKFMVWFEPERVMKNSDWANQYPQWMLDAKGSVEQEEWQKDGDHDAVLFNLGNAEACKWLGKFIGDFMETNGIDYYRQDFNIEPAGFWYNNDEEGRRGICEIRYIEGLYKFWEYLLNRFPNTIIDNCASGGRRIDLESISRSAALWRTDYNYGEPNGSQCHTYGLELYLPLHGTGIQQADSYTFRSGLGTSVIYNWKVTEGNYNVVDMRNKQAEFNEVRPYFYEDYYPLSGSGDVDITADNIWMVYQLYRPSDDSGYIVGFRRANSPDQTYQVKLQGLKLDREYILTNKDTGAVLVKKGSELAKGFEITLDQPRSSLLMKIEIKP is encoded by the coding sequence ATGAAAAAAAACATAGTTTATCTAATCCTACTGTTATTGGGATCTTTGTCTGTCGCAGGGCAGTCGACGGTACAAATAACAGGTAATAAAAATGATATCGGCAAATGGATTTCCGCTAATTTCAGAAAGGGAGTTACTCCTCCATTTTCGTTTGTATATGGCGGAAAACATTCGAGCACATTCATTAAGAATTGGAGCTATAGTGTGGAAAATATAACGGGAAGAGATCTTTCTGTTATTAAGCGTATCTATTCTTACAAAGACCCGGTGTCGGGACTCACTGTAGAATGCGAAGTAAAGGGCTTCAATGCTTATAACGCCGTAGAATGGGTACTCCGTTTTGTGAATACAGGAAATAAGAATACTCCCGAGATCTCATCGGTGAATGCCTCTGATATTACATTCACATATAAAAAGGGCGGAGACTTGAAAATGCATTACGCAGATGGTAGCCATGTGTCAAAAGAAGACTTTCATCAAAGGCTAAAAGTGATGCAGCCTCACGACAGTCTGTATATGGAGCCATACGGAGGGCGTTCTTCTCAGAATGCTTTTCCGTTCTTTAATATGCAAGCACCCAAAGGGCAGGGGGGCGTATTGGCAGCCATAGGATGGACTGGAACATGGTTTGCCAAAGTAAAGGCAGAGACGAGCAAGAGTACAAATCTGAAATCAGGTATGGTAAATCTTAAAACATACCTTTATCCAAAAGAGAGTATCCGCACACCAAAAGTATGCTTATTGTTCTGGAACGGTGAGAACCGCTTTGTAGGACACAACGCCTTCCGGCGACTTGTTCTCGAACATTATACATGGAAACAGAATGGTAAGCCTACGGTATATCCCGTATCTACCAGCTTCAATTATGGAGATCCTGCTCCATGTAATGAATATACATGCATGACAGAGGATTATGCTATCGCTCTTATCAAGCGCTATGCACAATATAAACTGGTACCGGATGTTTTCTGGCTTGATGCAGGGTGGTATATTAAAGCTGCAGATGTTGCCGGTAAAAAAAACTGGGCTAACACTGTCGGTAACTGGACTATTGATCCTGAAAGATTTCCTCGTGGATTTCGTCCTATAGCGGATGAGGTACACAAACAGGGGGCTAAATTTATGGTATGGTTTGAACCCGAACGTGTGATGAAGAATTCGGATTGGGCGAATCAATACCCGCAATGGATGCTCGATGCAAAAGGATCAGTGGAACAAGAAGAATGGCAGAAAGATGGTGATCATGATGCTGTACTTTTCAATCTGGGAAATGCGGAAGCTTGTAAATGGCTTGGAAAATTTATAGGCGATTTTATGGAAACGAACGGGATAGATTATTATCGTCAGGATTTTAATATCGAACCGGCTGGCTTCTGGTATAATAATGATGAGGAAGGACGACGTGGTATTTGCGAGATACGCTACATCGAGGGCCTTTATAAATTCTGGGAATATTTATTGAATAGGTTTCCGAATACAATAATCGATAATTGTGCAAGTGGCGGACGTCGTATCGACTTGGAAAGTATATCCAGAAGTGCCGCATTGTGGCGTACAGACTATAATTATGGCGAGCCTAACGGATCTCAATGCCATACTTACGGACTCGAACTCTATTTACCTCTACATGGTACAGGTATTCAGCAGGCTGATTCCTATACCTTCCGCTCAGGATTGGGAACATCTGTTATTTATAACTGGAAAGTAACAGAAGGAAACTACAATGTAGTTGATATGCGCAACAAACAGGCTGAGTTTAACGAAGTACGTCCTTACTTTTATGAAGATTATTATCCATTAAGCGGATCGGGTGATGTGGATATTACAGCCGATAATATATGGATGGTATACCAATTATACCGTCCGTCGGATGACAGCGGCTATATCGTTGGATTTCGTAGAGCTAATTCTCCCGACCAAACTTATCAAGTAAAGTTGCAAGGATTAAAGTTGGATAGAGAATATATATTAACAAATAAAGATACAGGAGCTGTCCTTGTGAAAAAGGGAAGTGAACTTGCCAAAGGGTTTGAAATTACTTTGGATCAACCTCGCTCTAGCCTTTTAATGAAGATTGAAATAAAGCCTTAA
- a CDS encoding endonuclease/exonuclease/phosphatase family protein, translating to MYKKFSPICKMLLISLLPFFFLSNTYCSKSIKPDIEKEEKRKAIELTLLQLNIWVECTKVPNAVQGLIDQIAGLKPDVATFCELYKGEGDDPVMPQLIDALKKQGLNYYSARIDGRAIISKYPIVEQQRINKWQFKAVLNVDGKRVAVYPAHSEYRYYTCYYPRGYNDGSKDWNKLNSPITDVATILKVCNLSGRIESAQDFINDAKTEMSKGGLVLYAGDFNEPSHLDWQAETANLFDHNGCVVNWGVSSLLYENGFKDAYRETYPDVVKYPGFTFPANNKDVAPNAITWTPDADERERIDFVYYYPDKRLTVKGAALFGPKGYIVRGKRNEDKTKDRVIKPFKDVWPTDHKGVFITFEIK from the coding sequence ATGTATAAGAAGTTCTCACCAATATGTAAAATGCTATTAATCTCTTTATTGCCCTTTTTTTTCTTATCGAATACTTATTGTTCAAAGTCAATTAAACCTGATATAGAGAAAGAAGAAAAAAGGAAAGCAATAGAGCTTACTCTGCTACAGCTTAATATTTGGGTAGAATGTACCAAAGTACCGAATGCAGTTCAGGGATTAATAGATCAGATAGCAGGATTGAAACCCGATGTCGCCACATTCTGTGAATTGTATAAAGGGGAGGGAGATGATCCCGTTATGCCCCAATTGATAGATGCTTTAAAAAAACAAGGGCTTAATTATTATAGTGCGCGTATAGATGGTAGAGCTATTATAAGCAAATATCCGATTGTAGAACAGCAGCGGATCAACAAATGGCAGTTTAAGGCTGTGCTGAATGTAGACGGTAAACGTGTTGCAGTTTATCCCGCCCATTCCGAGTATAGATACTATACTTGCTACTACCCGAGAGGTTATAACGATGGCAGTAAAGACTGGAATAAATTAAACTCGCCTATTACTGATGTGGCTACAATATTGAAAGTATGTAACCTTTCGGGACGTATAGAGTCTGCTCAAGACTTTATAAATGATGCTAAAACCGAAATGAGCAAAGGTGGATTAGTTCTTTATGCCGGAGATTTCAACGAACCGTCTCATCTCGATTGGCAAGCCGAAACAGCTAATTTATTCGACCATAATGGATGCGTGGTAAATTGGGGTGTATCGTCTTTATTATATGAGAATGGATTTAAAGATGCATACCGAGAGACATATCCCGATGTAGTAAAATACCCCGGATTTACATTTCCGGCTAATAATAAAGATGTTGCCCCGAATGCTATTACTTGGACTCCAGATGCAGATGAGCGGGAACGTATTGATTTTGTATACTATTATCCGGATAAGCGGTTGACGGTAAAAGGAGCAGCGTTATTTGGACCAAAAGGGTATATAGTAAGGGGAAAGAGAAATGAGGATAAAACAAAAGATCGGGTTATTAAACCATTTAAAGATGTTTGGCCGACTGACCACAAAGGGGTTTTTATTACTTTCGAAATAAAATAG
- a CDS encoding RNA polymerase sigma-70 factor, with amino-acid sequence MRSYIESEFEEIFNTYYEPVCYFLNLYTKDEHVIKDIAQDVFCSLWVNRELLQIDDIKAYLYTASRNRILNYFRDIKLHEELLAKWISEEKELDEAYDCVDRTEFEKSIETAIESLSPKCKTVFKLSRYSRMSYIQIAEQEGISQKMVEKHISVALKKIKAHILKSMFLWIIFFSYVEKNT; translated from the coding sequence ATGCGTAGTTATATAGAGTCTGAGTTTGAGGAAATATTCAACACATATTATGAACCAGTATGTTATTTCCTAAATCTTTATACTAAAGATGAGCATGTTATCAAAGATATTGCCCAAGATGTATTTTGTAGCTTATGGGTAAATAGAGAATTGCTCCAAATAGATGATATAAAAGCATACCTTTATACCGCTTCCCGTAACCGTATATTAAACTACTTTAGAGATATAAAACTTCACGAAGAGTTGCTCGCCAAATGGATATCTGAAGAAAAAGAACTGGATGAAGCATACGATTGCGTGGACAGAACTGAATTTGAAAAAAGTATAGAAACAGCCATTGAAAGTCTAAGTCCGAAATGCAAGACTGTATTTAAACTTAGTCGCTACAGCCGTATGAGCTACATTCAAATTGCAGAGCAAGAAGGTATATCTCAAAAGATGGTGGAAAAACATATTTCGGTAGCCCTGAAGAAGATAAAAGCGCATATACTCAAATCAATGTTCCTCTGGATTATCTTTTTCTCTTATGTGGAAAAAAACACTTAA
- a CDS encoding glycoside hydrolase family 16 protein: MNHYIQKGIILIALILFILPKSLSSQNGDWELVWSDEFEYTGLPDSTKWSFDTHGNSYGWGNNELQWYTDRNINNARVCNGVLRITALKEESNGKQYTSARLRTKGKGDWLYGKVEVSAKLPTGRGTWPAIWMLPTESKYGGWPRCGEIDIMEHVGFSPDSVFSTVHTETYNHTKGTQVGKSIHTPLVTDRFHVYTMEWNEHQIRSYIDGIHYFTFDKQAGIDAWPFDQPFHLLLNLAIGGGLGGIKGVDDTLFPHYFDIDYVRIYQKE; this comes from the coding sequence ATGAATCATTATATCCAAAAAGGAATAATCTTAATCGCCTTAATTTTATTTATTTTACCCAAATCGTTATCCTCTCAAAACGGTGATTGGGAATTAGTATGGTCTGATGAGTTTGAATATACAGGTCTACCTGACTCTACAAAATGGAGTTTCGATACACATGGAAATTCATATGGCTGGGGAAACAACGAGTTACAATGGTATACCGACAGAAATATAAACAATGCTCGTGTATGTAACGGTGTATTAAGAATCACTGCCCTGAAAGAAGAGTCTAATGGTAAACAATATACTTCTGCAAGACTAAGGACAAAAGGGAAAGGAGATTGGCTATACGGAAAGGTAGAAGTAAGTGCAAAGCTACCGACAGGTAGAGGTACATGGCCTGCAATATGGATGTTGCCTACAGAGAGTAAATACGGTGGTTGGCCCAGATGTGGTGAAATAGACATTATGGAACATGTAGGGTTTTCACCTGACAGTGTATTTTCTACAGTTCATACCGAAACATATAACCATACGAAAGGCACACAGGTAGGGAAATCAATTCACACTCCACTAGTTACCGATAGGTTCCATGTTTATACTATGGAATGGAACGAGCATCAGATCAGATCGTATATTGATGGTATTCATTATTTTACATTCGACAAGCAAGCGGGAATAGACGCTTGGCCTTTCGATCAACCATTTCACTTATTGCTTAACCTTGCCATAGGCGGAGGATTAGGAGGTATAAAAGGTGTAGACGATACGTTGTTTCCACATTACTTCGATATTGATTATGTACGTATTTATCAGAAAGAATAG